A window of Pirellula sp. SH-Sr6A contains these coding sequences:
- a CDS encoding YkgJ family cysteine cluster protein, with amino-acid sequence MDTSDSYWYQNGLAFECTQCGNCCSGPGTGYVWVTESEVAAIAKAVGMDEDLDGFERKFTRRIGARVSLVEYSDGDCIFLEPETRRCSVYDSRPVQCRTWPFWDSNVATPKDWKEISRNCPGCNRGRLYSLDEIRSVIDGEKKGEKASDAPERAV; translated from the coding sequence ATGGACACGTCGGATTCCTATTGGTACCAAAATGGTCTTGCTTTCGAGTGCACGCAATGTGGCAATTGCTGCAGCGGTCCGGGAACGGGCTATGTGTGGGTCACCGAGAGCGAGGTTGCGGCAATCGCAAAAGCCGTGGGCATGGACGAGGACCTCGATGGATTTGAGCGGAAATTCACGCGGCGTATTGGAGCTCGCGTAAGTTTGGTCGAGTATTCCGACGGCGACTGTATCTTTCTAGAGCCTGAGACGCGGCGTTGCTCCGTGTACGATTCGAGACCGGTGCAATGCCGGACTTGGCCATTCTGGGATTCGAACGTTGCCACTCCCAAAGACTGGAAAGAAATCTCTAGAAATTGCCCAGGCTGCAATCGAGGCCGTCTGTACAGCCTCGACGAGATTCGGTCGGTGATCGATGGGGAGAAGAAGGGCGAAAAAGCCTCTGACGCCCCGGAGCGTGCAGTTTAG
- a CDS encoding efflux RND transporter permease subunit has protein sequence MYWLAEICVKRPVFALMLVMALVVAGIVAFPSLGIDRYPSTDLPTVFIRTNYPGAASQEVESEVSQIVEDAVSTVAGIEELRSISNDGSSICIITFALSRDIDAALQDVRDAVSAVSNRLPDTVDPPVVQKSDIDSSPIMTIAVSGERTPTELYFLADRYVKSVIESSKGVGQVSISGAAERAIKVNVDAKRLAAYEMSILQVREALVRQNTEVPGGRVDEGLRERSLRTLGRVEAAKDFPELVVDTIDGVPIRLKDLGTVEDSTKEVRTIARLDGVPTVTLSVQRQSGENTVNVIAGVKERLERSRGLLPSDVNVTVIQDQSRYILAALHEIENHLISGSILACLTVLLFMRSWRSTLIASVAIPASIIATFAFMKAFGFTLNNVTMLALVLMVGVVIDDAIVVLENVFRCIEELGMDAKQAAIEGTKEIGLAVLATTVSLVIVFLPVSFLSSVTGRMLFEFGVTATVAILVSMFISFTLTPMMCSLLLKSPTKEERAKLKSHAQGTRGGFYHWIEVGYMATLKLAMRYRFATLILCVLTILANIPLYGWVRQDYIPTNVDESEFEVSINAKEGTTIVAMNSAVERIEKMLQSIPGVELTLTSVGSRGFGGVNSANIYVRLVDAEKRSFSLHRLWKELLRGQPKSAFEGNYSQQEKMAEIRGLLKSFPDVRLSLRNLTSLRQGPNVDIDFTITGPDAKGLATFSEKVRAAVMSNVDGVVDVDTTLRLDKPEMLVDIDRERAAAMGVSVQEIADTLRVAVGGDDRVSRYRDASVDDAYDVELRLVGVDRQDTDSISQLYVRTNPAAVSMISREPNAPSTEGSTRVPLTRIENLVNFQFADSQARIDRLDRQRMVAIRANLSQGYALADRINAIKREADAIGVPPGFETRVMGRGRELDRTLGEFRWTFLLSFVFMYIVLAAQFEHLAHPLTILFTLPLSVPFGLISLYWGNETLNVYSALGVLVLFGVVKKAAILQIDCTNALRHKGMDRESAILIANRDRLRPILMTTISFVAGLLPLLIATGPGAEERRSIAVLATGGQTLSLLLTLLAVPVLYSYLDDLDGPFRKWFRKGKSLDVENAPTSLPNPEASSPNTGASLQNAG, from the coding sequence TTGTATTGGCTAGCCGAAATCTGTGTAAAGCGACCCGTGTTCGCTTTGATGCTCGTCATGGCCCTCGTCGTTGCGGGGATTGTTGCTTTTCCAAGCCTGGGCATCGACCGATATCCAAGCACGGACTTGCCGACGGTTTTCATCCGCACGAATTACCCAGGGGCTGCGTCCCAAGAGGTCGAGTCCGAGGTTTCTCAAATTGTCGAAGATGCTGTGTCGACGGTTGCGGGGATCGAGGAGTTGCGAAGTATTTCCAACGATGGCAGTTCGATTTGCATCATTACCTTCGCATTGTCTCGCGATATCGATGCAGCGTTGCAGGATGTTCGAGATGCGGTTTCGGCCGTTTCCAATCGATTGCCTGACACCGTGGATCCACCCGTCGTTCAGAAATCCGATATCGATTCCAGCCCGATCATGACCATTGCAGTGTCGGGGGAAAGGACTCCGACCGAGCTGTATTTTTTGGCGGACCGATATGTCAAAAGCGTCATTGAATCGAGCAAGGGAGTCGGGCAGGTATCCATATCCGGTGCGGCCGAACGTGCGATCAAGGTGAATGTCGATGCGAAGCGGCTCGCAGCATATGAAATGTCGATATTGCAAGTGCGAGAGGCTTTGGTTCGGCAGAATACGGAAGTACCGGGAGGCCGTGTTGACGAGGGACTTCGCGAGCGATCGCTTCGGACGCTCGGGCGGGTGGAGGCCGCGAAAGATTTCCCTGAATTGGTCGTGGATACGATTGATGGCGTCCCCATTCGCCTCAAGGACTTAGGGACAGTAGAGGATTCGACCAAGGAGGTTCGAACCATTGCCAGGCTGGACGGGGTTCCCACGGTCACATTGAGCGTCCAGCGTCAGTCCGGAGAAAACACGGTCAACGTCATCGCAGGGGTGAAAGAGCGTCTCGAGCGATCGCGGGGACTGTTACCGTCGGACGTCAACGTAACAGTGATTCAAGATCAATCGCGTTACATCCTCGCAGCGCTCCACGAGATTGAGAACCACTTGATTTCGGGCTCGATCCTGGCTTGTTTGACCGTCCTCCTGTTCATGCGTTCATGGCGATCGACGTTGATTGCGTCGGTCGCGATCCCTGCTTCCATCATCGCCACCTTTGCGTTCATGAAAGCCTTCGGCTTCACATTGAACAACGTCACCATGCTCGCCTTGGTCCTCATGGTGGGGGTTGTGATCGACGATGCGATCGTCGTGCTCGAAAACGTATTTCGTTGCATCGAAGAGTTGGGAATGGATGCCAAGCAAGCGGCGATTGAGGGGACCAAGGAGATCGGATTAGCAGTCTTGGCGACAACCGTATCTCTCGTGATCGTCTTCTTGCCGGTTTCATTTCTGTCGAGCGTAACCGGCCGCATGCTCTTTGAGTTCGGAGTGACAGCCACGGTCGCCATTCTCGTCTCGATGTTTATCAGCTTTACGCTCACTCCTATGATGTGCAGCTTGTTGCTCAAGAGCCCGACGAAAGAAGAACGGGCCAAATTGAAATCCCATGCCCAAGGGACTCGAGGAGGGTTTTACCACTGGATAGAAGTCGGTTACATGGCGACCCTCAAGTTGGCGATGCGGTACCGTTTCGCGACGCTGATCCTTTGCGTTCTCACAATCCTCGCCAACATCCCGCTTTATGGGTGGGTTCGACAGGACTATATCCCCACCAACGTCGATGAGTCTGAGTTTGAAGTCAGCATCAATGCCAAGGAAGGAACCACGATTGTGGCGATGAATTCCGCGGTGGAGCGGATTGAGAAGATGCTGCAATCGATCCCTGGAGTGGAACTAACATTAACCTCGGTGGGATCGCGAGGATTTGGGGGCGTCAATAGCGCGAACATTTACGTGAGGCTAGTCGACGCTGAAAAGAGAAGCTTCTCGCTGCATCGACTTTGGAAGGAGCTGCTCCGTGGGCAACCGAAATCGGCTTTCGAAGGGAACTATTCGCAGCAGGAAAAGATGGCCGAAATCCGTGGCTTGCTCAAATCCTTCCCCGACGTCCGTTTGTCGCTTCGAAACCTAACCTCCTTAAGGCAAGGTCCAAATGTGGACATCGATTTCACCATCACGGGTCCCGACGCGAAGGGATTGGCAACATTTAGCGAGAAGGTCCGTGCGGCGGTTATGAGCAATGTGGACGGCGTCGTCGATGTGGATACCACGTTGCGGTTGGACAAACCAGAAATGCTTGTGGATATCGACCGGGAACGCGCGGCCGCGATGGGAGTCTCCGTTCAAGAGATTGCGGATACGCTCCGAGTGGCAGTCGGCGGAGACGACCGGGTCTCCCGATACCGGGATGCCTCGGTAGATGATGCCTACGACGTCGAGCTCCGATTGGTGGGGGTCGATCGGCAAGACACCGATTCGATATCACAGTTGTACGTTCGAACGAATCCAGCGGCCGTGTCCATGATCAGCCGAGAGCCCAACGCTCCTTCGACAGAAGGTTCCACGCGGGTACCTCTGACCCGCATCGAGAACTTGGTGAATTTTCAGTTCGCGGATTCGCAAGCTCGGATCGACCGGTTGGATCGGCAGCGCATGGTAGCCATTCGCGCTAACCTGTCCCAAGGATACGCGTTGGCTGATCGAATCAATGCCATCAAGCGAGAGGCCGATGCGATTGGAGTTCCGCCTGGGTTCGAGACGCGCGTGATGGGGCGAGGGAGGGAACTCGATCGGACGCTGGGAGAATTCCGTTGGACGTTTTTGCTCAGTTTCGTCTTCATGTACATCGTGCTTGCAGCCCAGTTTGAGCATCTAGCCCATCCATTGACCATTCTCTTCACTCTACCGCTATCTGTTCCTTTCGGACTGATCAGTTTGTACTGGGGCAACGAGACGCTCAATGTGTACTCGGCGTTGGGAGTACTTGTTCTCTTTGGGGTGGTTAAGAAAGCGGCGATTCTGCAGATCGACTGCACGAACGCATTGAGACATAAAGGGATGGATCGTGAGTCGGCCATTCTCATCGCCAACCGCGATCGTTTGCGTCCGATTCTCATGACGACCATTTCATTTGTTGCCGGACTGCTACCATTGTTAATAGCGACAGGGCCTGGGGCGGAAGAACGTCGATCGATTGCTGTATTGGCAACTGGTGGGCAGACCCTTTCCCTGCTACTTACCCTGTTGGCAGTACCCGTTCTCTACAGTTATTTGGACGATTTAGATGGACCGTTTCGTAAGTGGTTTCGCAAAGGCAAGTCTTTGGACGTCGAAAATGCTCCGACGTCATTGCCAAACCCGGAGGCTTCGTCGCCGAATACAGGGGCATCATTGCAGAATGCAGGGTAG
- a CDS encoding preprotein translocase subunit SecA, whose amino-acid sequence MQLLEKIWEGTSNAVNGVLGGLDRGLTVFFGSANSRQIKRFNELAKLIGELEPKMSALSDEELREQTVKFRKRLADGETLEDILVEAFATCREAGRRFLKMRHYDVQLIGGMVLHGGNIAEMITGEGKTLVATLPAYLNALEGKGVHVVTVNDYLARRDMEWMAPLYMGLGLTVGSIQSGMSNSQRQQSYAADITYATNNELGFDYLRDNMRMASRGDHRFPPEQQQVQGPLNYAVIDEVDNILIDEARTPLIISGSAARDMGKYADADKVARALKREDHFVVNEKDHTVNLTDAGIREAENLAGVESFYTVGNMEWPHLLDNALKAHHLYKKDVNYVVKDGAIIIVDEFTGRLMEGRQWSDGLHQAVEAKEGVQIKEETQTLATITLQNFFKLYRKIAGMTGTAMTEANEFNKIYKLGVIAIPSNRGLQRIEFPDAIYLSEQEKFNAVADEVERVHKFDTIRYLDRSKGALVGTIQSESDAEVAIKKSDSKELVTVPRTEISEIEYSGRPILVGTVSIEKSEKLAKLLDQRGVKAEVLNAKQHKREAEIVAQAGRMGAVTIATNMAGRGTDIILGGNPETMAWAQLQDRYPTRLEVPKEEWESLVHEIEQREHMKAQGEQVRKKGGLYVVGTERHESRRIDLQLRGRCGRQGDPGSSRFYLSLEDDLMRIFAGEWVREWMKRMGMGDGEAIESPYVSKRISGAQKKVEERNFEARKSLLEYDEVMDYQRKRVYGYRQEILDGTSCRDLVMNQLREQIHSNVEQYCDPLFGAESYAKWAGARLGVQLDPKDFRGVEPNTAVLYAKDQTERAAETQILDAIDENLPLETEQSEWNWEAMTKWVNARFNTTYTVSSLKKIDRDRMDEELIESATKYIESIDLSEGEVFLTDDFGLKSLAGWMANKFGIPVNVDELKGQEPEQIAKKLLKLAEDTYSERESQFPVLMAFRRFSSMTAPDSYSIDGAAVANWAMARFEDPNAGETLTEDPNQSFEALVAISKKSVEKGLALRQVVAEKANALFGRDESKSLKSLFQRNQAEIDKVADWARQALRWSGESESMRDWTRKEFINRMTQTIDDRYFPEIRRVERTVLLTQLDSAWKDHLLAMDHVRAGVNFRSMGQMDPKVEYKREGMRLFDQMWLSIGERMTDVIFRMEAIDSDIVADAWVETSARHDEFDIRQALAAEQSDLMAEKERDLEQAERAGTEETAIPTIRHRGDRIGRNDNCPCGSGKKYKNCCMRKQV is encoded by the coding sequence ATGCAACTGCTCGAAAAAATCTGGGAAGGGACTTCCAATGCCGTCAACGGAGTATTGGGAGGACTGGATCGAGGCCTGACGGTTTTCTTTGGATCCGCTAACTCCAGACAGATCAAGCGATTCAATGAGCTCGCCAAACTCATTGGCGAACTTGAGCCAAAAATGAGCGCCCTCAGCGATGAGGAACTCCGAGAGCAGACGGTTAAATTTCGCAAGCGTCTAGCCGACGGGGAGACCTTGGAAGACATCCTCGTGGAAGCGTTTGCAACATGCCGTGAAGCGGGCCGACGATTCCTCAAAATGCGTCATTACGACGTGCAGCTCATCGGAGGAATGGTTCTTCATGGTGGGAATATCGCCGAAATGATCACCGGGGAAGGAAAGACGCTCGTTGCGACACTTCCTGCCTACCTCAACGCATTGGAAGGAAAGGGCGTCCATGTCGTTACCGTCAACGACTACTTGGCACGACGGGATATGGAGTGGATGGCCCCTCTTTATATGGGGCTTGGACTCACCGTCGGTAGCATCCAGAGCGGAATGTCCAATTCGCAACGGCAGCAGTCCTATGCAGCGGACATTACCTACGCTACCAACAACGAATTGGGATTCGATTATTTGCGCGACAACATGCGCATGGCCTCGCGCGGCGATCATCGGTTCCCACCCGAACAGCAACAGGTCCAAGGTCCCTTGAACTACGCGGTCATCGACGAAGTTGACAACATCCTAATCGATGAAGCTCGAACGCCGCTCATCATCTCCGGTAGCGCGGCACGAGATATGGGGAAATATGCGGACGCCGATAAAGTCGCTCGCGCGCTAAAGAGAGAGGATCATTTCGTTGTCAACGAAAAAGATCACACGGTGAATTTGACCGATGCAGGGATTCGAGAAGCCGAGAATTTGGCCGGCGTCGAAAGCTTCTACACGGTCGGAAACATGGAGTGGCCCCACTTGTTGGATAACGCCCTCAAAGCCCACCACCTGTACAAGAAGGACGTCAACTACGTCGTCAAAGATGGCGCGATTATCATCGTTGACGAATTCACCGGCCGACTGATGGAAGGACGCCAGTGGAGCGATGGTTTGCACCAGGCGGTCGAAGCCAAAGAAGGGGTGCAAATCAAGGAGGAAACCCAAACTCTCGCAACCATCACCCTCCAGAACTTCTTCAAGCTCTATCGCAAGATCGCCGGAATGACCGGAACGGCCATGACCGAAGCGAACGAGTTCAACAAAATCTATAAGCTGGGAGTGATCGCCATCCCGTCCAACCGGGGACTGCAACGCATCGAATTCCCGGATGCCATTTATCTTTCCGAACAAGAAAAATTCAATGCCGTCGCGGACGAAGTCGAACGGGTTCATAAGTTCGATACGATCCGATATCTCGACCGGAGCAAGGGAGCTCTGGTAGGAACGATTCAATCGGAAAGCGATGCTGAAGTCGCTATCAAAAAATCGGACTCCAAGGAGTTGGTTACGGTTCCGCGTACGGAGATCAGCGAGATCGAATACTCCGGTCGCCCGATCCTCGTCGGTACCGTCTCGATTGAAAAGAGTGAAAAGCTCGCGAAATTGCTTGATCAACGAGGCGTAAAGGCGGAAGTCCTCAACGCGAAGCAACACAAACGTGAAGCGGAGATCGTTGCCCAGGCCGGACGCATGGGGGCGGTTACAATCGCGACCAACATGGCTGGACGCGGTACCGACATTATTCTCGGTGGAAATCCCGAAACCATGGCTTGGGCGCAGCTTCAAGACCGTTACCCAACCCGATTGGAAGTCCCCAAGGAGGAATGGGAATCGCTGGTCCACGAAATCGAACAGCGCGAACATATGAAAGCCCAAGGGGAACAAGTTCGCAAAAAGGGTGGTCTCTACGTCGTCGGAACCGAACGTCACGAATCCCGACGCATCGATCTGCAGCTTCGAGGTCGTTGCGGCCGCCAGGGTGACCCGGGTTCCAGCCGCTTCTATTTGTCGCTCGAAGACGATTTGATGCGTATCTTCGCCGGCGAATGGGTTCGCGAATGGATGAAACGAATGGGCATGGGTGATGGAGAGGCCATCGAAAGCCCATATGTTTCGAAACGAATCTCGGGAGCCCAGAAGAAGGTCGAAGAGCGAAACTTCGAAGCTCGAAAGAGCTTGCTCGAATACGACGAAGTCATGGATTACCAACGCAAAAGGGTATATGGCTATCGGCAGGAGATCTTGGACGGAACCAGTTGCCGCGATTTGGTGATGAACCAGCTCCGCGAGCAGATTCACAGCAATGTCGAACAATACTGCGATCCTCTCTTCGGTGCGGAGTCCTATGCCAAATGGGCCGGCGCACGACTCGGCGTTCAGCTCGATCCCAAAGACTTCCGAGGAGTTGAACCGAACACCGCCGTGCTGTACGCGAAGGATCAGACGGAACGAGCCGCCGAGACGCAAATTCTTGATGCCATTGATGAAAACCTTCCTCTCGAAACGGAACAGTCCGAGTGGAATTGGGAAGCGATGACCAAATGGGTCAATGCGAGGTTCAACACGACCTACACTGTGAGCTCGCTGAAGAAAATCGATCGCGATCGCATGGACGAAGAGTTGATTGAGAGCGCGACCAAATACATCGAATCGATCGATCTCTCGGAAGGCGAAGTATTTCTCACCGATGATTTCGGATTGAAATCCCTCGCGGGATGGATGGCTAATAAGTTTGGTATTCCAGTCAACGTCGATGAACTCAAAGGTCAAGAGCCTGAGCAGATCGCCAAAAAGCTGCTCAAACTCGCAGAAGACACCTATAGCGAACGAGAAAGCCAGTTCCCGGTTCTGATGGCCTTCCGTCGCTTCAGCAGCATGACGGCCCCCGATTCGTATTCGATCGATGGTGCCGCCGTGGCAAACTGGGCTATGGCTCGTTTCGAAGATCCCAACGCAGGCGAAACACTCACCGAGGATCCCAATCAATCCTTTGAAGCCTTGGTGGCCATTTCGAAGAAGTCGGTCGAAAAAGGACTTGCGCTTCGCCAAGTCGTCGCCGAAAAAGCGAATGCGTTGTTCGGCCGAGATGAATCCAAGAGTTTGAAGTCTCTGTTCCAACGCAACCAAGCCGAAATCGACAAAGTTGCGGATTGGGCTCGCCAAGCCCTGCGTTGGTCCGGGGAGTCGGAATCGATGCGCGATTGGACACGCAAAGAGTTCATCAACCGCATGACACAGACCATCGACGATCGATACTTCCCAGAAATCCGACGCGTCGAACGAACCGTTCTCCTAACCCAACTCGATTCCGCTTGGAAGGACCACTTGCTCGCGATGGACCATGTCCGCGCGGGCGTGAACTTCCGTAGCATGGGTCAGATGGACCCCAAAGTCGAATACAAACGGGAAGGGATGCGGCTCTTCGATCAAATGTGGCTTTCGATCGGCGAGAGAATGACCGACGTCATCTTCCGAATGGAAGCGATCGATTCCGATATCGTTGCCGATGCTTGGGTGGAAACCAGCGCCCGACACGACGAGTTCGATATTCGACAAGCCCTCGCGGCTGAACAATCCGATCTGATGGCCGAAAAGGAACGGGACCTAGAACAGGCCGAACGTGCAGGTACCGAGGAGACTGCAATTCCGACCATCCGCCATCGAGGGGACCGAATCGGCCGAAACGATAACTGCCCCTGCGGTTCTGGAAAGAAGTACAAGAACTGTTGTATGCGGAAACAGGTCTAG
- a CDS encoding ABC transporter ATP-binding protein has protein sequence MIQANHLHKQFLVRGQPLVAVHDVSFHVAAGEVYGLLGPNGAGKTTTLRMVMGLLEPDRGEVRIGEQDTALDPISHRNMLGLISTNDGVYPWLSVKEMLLYFADLYAVDLIVAKERMKELTSQLGIDSILDQRCSTLSTGQKQRVILARGLMHDPPVMLLDEPTRGLDVVGSQTIFRFIELIRNRGKAVLLSTHRLDEAERVCDRFGLLHRGKMQHEGTLADLQQATGHQHLTDMFIELIQEANGQPDGC, from the coding sequence ATGATTCAAGCGAATCATCTTCATAAACAGTTTCTCGTTCGCGGGCAGCCATTGGTTGCCGTTCATGATGTGAGTTTTCATGTCGCCGCCGGGGAGGTCTACGGTCTGCTTGGTCCCAATGGAGCGGGAAAGACGACAACCCTGCGTATGGTGATGGGGCTCTTGGAACCTGATCGAGGGGAAGTTCGTATCGGAGAGCAGGATACGGCACTCGATCCCATTTCCCATCGCAACATGCTCGGTCTGATATCGACGAATGACGGCGTCTATCCCTGGCTGTCGGTCAAAGAGATGCTCCTTTACTTCGCAGATCTCTATGCGGTCGATCTAATTGTCGCCAAGGAGCGGATGAAGGAGCTGACGAGCCAACTCGGGATCGATTCGATTTTGGATCAACGCTGCAGCACTTTGAGTACCGGGCAAAAGCAACGCGTGATTCTGGCGAGGGGATTGATGCATGATCCCCCCGTCATGTTGCTGGATGAACCGACGCGGGGTTTGGACGTCGTGGGAAGTCAAACGATTTTTCGATTCATCGAATTGATCCGAAATCGGGGTAAAGCGGTCTTGCTCTCGACCCATAGGCTGGATGAAGCAGAACGTGTTTGCGATCGATTTGGACTGTTGCATCGAGGGAAGATGCAACACGAGGGTACGCTCGCCGACCTACAGCAAGCAACAGGGCACCAACACCTAACCGATATGTTTATCGAACTTATACAAGAAGCGAACGGCCAGCCCGATGGATGTTAG
- a CDS encoding Flp family type IVb pilin produces the protein MKPAKLRWHRFSREEEGATAIEYAILLSLIVVAVLASVGQMATATKNSFDKSGEVVNAALGS, from the coding sequence ATGAAACCTGCAAAATTACGGTGGCATCGCTTTTCACGAGAGGAAGAGGGTGCGACAGCAATCGAATACGCCATTCTCCTTTCGCTCATCGTTGTCGCAGTCCTGGCAAGTGTTGGCCAGATGGCGACCGCGACGAAGAATTCCTTCGACAAATCGGGCGAAGTGGTGAATGCGGCGCTCGGCTCCTAG
- a CDS encoding type II CAAX prenyl endopeptidase Rce1 family protein, which yields MDVSTYLSGGRLQRLCLKELRESLRDRRTVMTLVLMPILVYPLLSMALQRLLIGAAGSSPTTPYVLGVLDPEQGRMIEEILNEGSALVEQDLPSPIPPPEFASNDATEEVQGNETNAATQRVEKVLREIERFRLVQVDQGTLRDSLKAGVIDVAIVQLDRTERKTRDGEMWTLQAEVEFRQGDGHSQDAATLLRRLCQLINDQQFRVLSQSIGNQLGPVVQLRSIGIGSKQDPFASVASVIPLVLILMTITGAVYPAIDLTAGERERGTMEAMIATPAPRFALLLSKYVAVVTVAILTALANLFATWVTLAFGGLGEALFGEGGFGIWTLLQILPILAIFAGFFSSILLALCSFAKSFKEAQAYLIPVMLLSLAPGLVTLMPNVEFTSLLAVVPLLNVLLLSRDIMAGGPSLIPSLIAIITTIGYGGAALVVAANLFGAANSTSLSQATWGDLIRRPRKARRFPELGDFAVYLAFLFPALFVISSMGRFLAGQTALLMGLNGFALAILFVAFPALWLIYQRISLRQSFGLSLQSEASSNPASGWGRFLMITLSVVLLASTLWMFALEGVLLFKSWSLASFVPELEKWKSEWMAIPLAWILITQAVVPAVSEEVFFRGFALNSMQSRLRPSLAILGSSLLFALFHIISGNVLSLEKFIPTLLLGIALGYTAWTSGSILPGVWIHMIHNSIVLLFSRLEKEQLTPWLGNSEHLPALWLVLGAIAIGAAVCLLAVAKRGNFQANRLAREGGRV from the coding sequence ATGGATGTTAGCACTTACCTCAGCGGCGGGCGGCTTCAGCGACTTTGTTTGAAGGAACTGCGAGAGAGTCTTCGCGATCGACGAACCGTGATGACTTTGGTCCTGATGCCGATTCTGGTCTATCCACTTCTGAGCATGGCATTGCAACGCCTCTTGATCGGAGCGGCCGGCAGTTCTCCAACGACTCCCTATGTCCTAGGGGTCTTGGATCCAGAACAGGGAAGAATGATCGAGGAGATCCTTAACGAGGGTTCGGCATTGGTCGAACAGGACTTGCCCTCACCCATCCCACCCCCCGAGTTTGCCTCGAACGATGCTACTGAGGAGGTACAAGGGAACGAGACAAACGCCGCTACCCAGCGAGTGGAGAAGGTCCTGCGAGAAATCGAACGGTTCCGATTGGTGCAGGTGGACCAGGGTACTCTGCGCGACTCGTTAAAAGCAGGGGTGATCGATGTCGCGATTGTCCAACTGGATCGAACCGAACGCAAGACACGCGATGGGGAAATGTGGACACTCCAAGCGGAAGTAGAATTCCGTCAAGGGGACGGACATAGCCAAGACGCTGCGACTCTTTTGAGACGCCTCTGCCAATTGATTAATGATCAACAGTTTCGAGTATTGAGCCAATCCATAGGAAATCAGTTAGGACCCGTTGTTCAACTTCGGTCGATTGGTATTGGGAGCAAACAGGACCCCTTTGCCTCGGTCGCTTCGGTGATTCCTTTGGTTTTGATTCTGATGACGATCACGGGGGCGGTCTATCCTGCGATTGACCTAACAGCAGGAGAGCGAGAACGAGGGACCATGGAGGCCATGATTGCCACACCGGCGCCACGATTCGCTTTGCTCCTCAGCAAGTATGTCGCAGTGGTAACCGTCGCCATCCTCACTGCACTTGCAAACTTGTTCGCGACCTGGGTTACGCTCGCATTTGGGGGCCTGGGAGAAGCCTTGTTTGGGGAGGGAGGATTTGGCATTTGGACACTTCTTCAAATCCTTCCAATCCTGGCAATATTCGCCGGATTTTTCAGTTCGATCTTGCTCGCCCTTTGCTCTTTCGCAAAGAGCTTCAAAGAGGCTCAGGCTTATTTGATTCCGGTGATGTTGCTATCCCTCGCCCCTGGCTTGGTAACCTTGATGCCGAATGTGGAATTCACAAGTCTCCTCGCGGTGGTGCCCCTATTAAATGTGTTGCTCCTTTCGCGCGATATCATGGCGGGTGGTCCCTCACTGATCCCTTCATTGATTGCGATCATCACTACCATTGGGTACGGAGGAGCAGCCTTGGTGGTAGCCGCGAACTTGTTCGGTGCTGCGAACAGCACATCGTTAAGCCAAGCGACCTGGGGCGATCTGATTCGACGACCTCGGAAAGCAAGACGCTTTCCCGAGCTGGGGGACTTTGCCGTTTACTTGGCATTCCTCTTTCCAGCGCTGTTTGTCATCTCCAGCATGGGACGTTTTCTCGCAGGACAGACAGCATTGCTTATGGGACTCAACGGGTTCGCACTCGCTATCTTATTCGTAGCGTTTCCCGCCCTATGGCTCATCTACCAACGCATTTCCCTACGCCAATCGTTTGGTTTGTCGCTCCAATCTGAAGCATCATCCAATCCCGCGAGCGGTTGGGGGCGTTTCTTGATGATCACACTTTCCGTGGTCTTGCTCGCCTCGACGTTGTGGATGTTCGCGCTCGAGGGTGTGTTATTGTTCAAGTCGTGGAGTCTGGCTTCTTTTGTCCCCGAATTGGAGAAATGGAAATCCGAGTGGATGGCCATACCCTTAGCATGGATTTTGATCACGCAAGCGGTCGTACCTGCCGTCTCCGAAGAGGTATTCTTCCGAGGATTTGCATTGAATTCGATGCAATCCCGTCTGCGACCTTCACTCGCAATTTTGGGCAGTAGCCTTCTGTTCGCCCTGTTCCACATCATCTCTGGGAACGTGTTGTCTCTGGAGAAGTTTATTCCGACCCTTTTGCTCGGGATCGCTCTGGGCTACACCGCTTGGACATCGGGAAGTATTCTGCCTGGGGTTTGGATCCACATGATCCACAACAGTATCGTCTTGCTATTCTCCAGATTGGAGAAGGAGCAGCTCACCCCTTGGCTAGGAAACTCCGAACATCTCCCTGCACTGTGGCTCGTTCTGGGCGCGATAGCAATCGGCGCCGCGGTTTGCTTGCTCGCGGTTGCGAAGAGAGGAAATTTCCAAGCGAATCGGCTGGCTAGGGAAGGTGGTCGCGTGTGA